A window of Apium graveolens cultivar Ventura chromosome 8, ASM990537v1, whole genome shotgun sequence contains these coding sequences:
- the LOC141678283 gene encoding F-box protein CPR1-like, producing MSKEMFFDAPFEVVVCIFAHLPAKKLLCYRSVSKAYCDLIDSRYFANLHWCNSMRTRSNLIILCRSIGMASVGSDAGMHRVDIDTLLHSVLKCPMDWDFFSKFIGTCNGVVLLYDGYEHITFWNPTIRTYIDLIHPRASTPQNPNGNIKYNFGFGYDHFNDDYKVVMSFQLDITAVLNGEEIVKEAYVFSLKSNIWRKIGDFPYFVCKSGCYGAYVGGSLYWTCVERSVDSNFRSLIVAFDLATEEYRIIPTPLYEDISSEVEITIGSLEESLWAHCSLVVEGEEDSVGFSDTWILHEVDKEPYSWTKLLSLDYPSKFCKPLAYSKRGKNVLLDNRMKLLWYDLVKGEEGREINIRGLPDYFGSDVCVESLVHLDCGSSDKENQHIGEEKVVEDDIQSNEESIFSVIANFVTELFRGIFEF from the exons atgtcaaaggagatGTTCTTTGATGCTCCCTTTGAGGTAGTGGTATGCATTTTCGCTCACTTACCTGCCAAAAAACTGTTGTGCTATCGCTCAGTTTCGAAAGCCTATTGTGATTTGATCGACAGTCGATACTTTGCCAACCTGCATTGGTGTAATTCCATGAGAACTCGCTCTAATCTTATCATACTTTGCAGGAGCATAGGAATGGCTTCTGTTGGCAGTGATGCAGGTATGCATCGTGTTGATATTGATACACTCTTACATTCTGTACTAAAATGTCCTATGGACTGGGATTTTTTCAGTAAATTTATTGGCACCTGTAATGGTGTAGTCTTATTGTACGATGGATATGAACATATAACCTTTTGGAATCCGACTATTCGTACTTATATTGACCTGATTCATCCTCGTGCAAGTACTCCTCAGAATCCAAATGggaatattaaatataattttggCTTTGGGTATGATCATTTCAATGATGATTACAAAGTGGTGATGTCTTTTCAGTTGGATATTACAGCAGTACTAAATGGTGAGGAAATTGTTAAGGAAGCTTATGTTTTTAGTTTGAAATCAAATATATGGAGAAAAATAGGAGACTTTCCGTATTTTGTTTGTAAAAGTGGATGTTATGGTGCATATGTTGGTGGTTCCTTATACTGGACTTGTGTGGAGCGAAGTGTTGATTCTAATTTCCGCAGCTTAATTGTTGCATTTGATCTTGCAACGGAAGAGTATAGGATTATACCAACGCCCCTATATGAAGATATTAGTTCTGAGGTTGAAATTACAATTGGGTCGTTGGAAGAATCTCTTTGGGCTCACTGCTCTTTGGTCGTTGAAGGTGAAGAGGACTCGGTGGGCTTTTCAGACACATGGATACTCCACGAAGTAGACAAAGAACCGTATTCGTGGACAAAATTACTTTCACTAGATTATCCAAGTAAATTTTGTAAGCCATTGGCATATTCAAAGCGTGGTAAGAATGTACTTTTGGATAACCGCATGAAGTTGTTATGGTATGATCTAGTCAAGGGAGAGGAAGGACGAGAGATAAATATTAGGGGTTTGCCTGACTACTTTGGCTCAGACGTCTGTGTTGAAAGTCTTGTTCATCTTGATTGCGGTTCAAGTGATAAGGAGAATCAGCATATAGGAGAGGAAAAGGTTGTCGAAGACGATATACAAAGTAATGAAG AATCAATCTTCTCTGTGATCGCAAACTTTGTGACTGAACTATTCAGGGGGATCTTTGAGTTTTGA